aggATCATTAATAATGACAGTTAAATTTAATCAGTATAAAAGTATGtacttaaaaattaataaactataggaccctaaataaaattttcgtttctttaaaataaatattttaaatttgatgtaTGTATAATTGTAAAAGGCTCTTAAAATATCCAAACCCTAAATAAAATGATCATTTcttaaaaaaagtataaattaGTAAATTAGAAGACTTTCATTTCAATTATAAACAAGTTCAATGAaataattaagaagaaaaaaataaacttaattaaatatgtgCAGGAACATATATAATTGCATGAGTAAACTTAGATTGGAATCTTAATTAACTACTCACATATCTAGCTACATAAATTTCATCCATATAAATAATACATAGCCAAATTATTAATGACAAGTAATTGTTGGGACCAAACTAAAGAAAAGTCAGAATTAATATTATTCTTCTGTTTAGTGCCTATAAATACACAGTCATCACATATAGCTTaatattatctaaaataaaaatgatgggTCTGTTTGCATGCCTCTACTCTCTAATCTTCATTCTCCTCTTTCTtacttcttcttcgtcttctccATTGTGCCATCCCCATGAATCCTCTGCTTTGCTCCACTTTAAAAACTCTTTGCCCAACATCCATGGCACAACCTACTGTTATGATTATTATCATCTTGAAATTGTTAATCCTAATAGTACAATTTCATGGGATATAAAGAGCAAGGATTGTTGCAGATGGAGTGGAGTCACGTGCGATGACGTCACAGGCCACGTCATACGCCTTGACCTCAAATGCAGTGGGCTTCAAGGCATTCTTCACTCCAACAacactcttttctctctctctcatctccAATCTCTTGTTCTCTCTGGGAATCATTTTGATGGCTCCACAATTTCATCTGAATTTGGTAAGTTTTCAAATATGGTTCACCTTGACCTTTCTCTCTCTGGTTTCATTGGCCAAGTCCCTCTCCAATTGTCTTACTTGTCCAACTTGCTTACACTTGACTTGAGTTTTAATTATGATTTGAAACTAGAGACATCTAGCTGGAAAAGAACTGTTGCAAATCTAACTAATATCAGAGAATTGTTTCTTAGTGGTGTTGATATGTCTTCTACTTCACCTGATTCCTTTATGAATCTCTCAACTTCTTTGACATCTCTTGATCTTAGTTGGAATAATTTGCAGGGGAAACTTCCAGAAAATGTTCTCAGTTTGCCAAACCTTCAACAACTCGATTTGTTTTACAATACCAATCTCACTGCTTCTTTTCCACAACATAATTGGAGCAGCCCACTTAAGGTGTTGAATCTTTCTAGATCTGGAGTCGTGATAGATCCTTACCTTTGTAGAAAGTTCAAGTATTTACAAGTTATATCTCTTTATGGATCCAATTTCAATTGCACACAAATCACCTCCTTACACCTTTCTGAAAATGATTTAGGTGGTTTCTTCCCATGGTCATcctgttagataaattaacaattaacccaagatctatttgtatataacatagaacacaatagtagtatatgataattgagtatgtgtacctgattgatccatagcaattatctctgattgatccacagcagttactccaatttgatagtgcaatactatcaactaagtcttcctccctagatctctaaatcagaagcagtttattttttctgattatcaaaaggtatacaattgtgatgagacaatatgtatttatagagttagggaggggacttagctacaaaaccctagttgggctgggcctgctcatcaaaggcttcagtcaactagaaaagcccacacttctgcttcacctagactttactcacagatgctaagcccattaacaattgatcaccaacaacatgggctaatacagcaaagaactatccaatcaacccaagttttaataaaaccaataaaatttaatgtaagtccaaataaaaagtctaacattctcccacttgggctacattgattttaatacatatatattatatatcaaaataattttgtttgaaaacgactcatgggttgaacaacaggaaaacatttgtggccactttaaaaactgatagttctctgatagcatctcaacataccggtccaatttaacctttgataatgaactatgacagtcatattgtttttagctcaacaaaagacattcataatcacaaataccaaagtattaaatcgacatggtcaataagtctagtagtgtggtaaggaattatgttcaacatgtgatcaatataaaataacataatatccttatcagtcctcaatttcactgataccgtgatgcttaataaataagccagtgaaattaaacatacaccacttaaaataagtaagtgtcactaaacttgcttaaagaattaagccaacaacatatcattgtcaataagcaaataaatttaaaagacaatgatcacaacaatatgaaccacatgctttcaattcaatcattctcgagaatataacaaaacataattgaaaacatatccattcaataataaaaaatattgaaacataaaatgtagttcataactttattcagaaaattataaataataatttctaaaaacaaacagaaaacaaaactcccactaacccaaaagatcaaaagattctaaaatgcccatattaacaacatgtttattaaacagcacggcacttaaccctttggttagaggatcagctaacatcgactcggtcttgcaattttcaatgacaatgtctcctttcttgaccaagtctctgacagtgagatactttatttccatatgtttagaagcactactaatcttgttattctttgaaaagaaaacagcagcatcattatcacaatagattagcataggtgtggaaatagaatcaaccactcgtatctccaaaataaaattcttcagccacaaagtttgcaaagatgccccataacatgcaacaaactcagcatacatagtagatgacgtgatcaaagtctgtttgacactcttccaagaaatagcggactcgccaaggtgaaaatatagccagaagttgactttaaatcatctacacaaccaccaaaatctgaatctgaataaccaacaactcgaagattgtcaacatgcttatacacaagcataaaactcttcgttctttgcaaatatctcaaaactttcttggctgcaacccaatgatcaaggccaggatcagataaatatctcccaagaacattgactacgaaagctatgtcaggtcgagtgcaaacctgagcatacatcaaactccctactacacttgcataagggatgttcttcattgctcctctttccaagtcgttcttaggacattgctgcttagtgaacttgtcccctttcagaataggaactaaaccagctttacacaaatccatgttgaaccttttgagcacacgattaatgtaagcttcttgagataagccaagaacttttcgattcctgtcacgatggatctcaatccccaaaacataggatgcctctccaagatctttcatatcaaaattggaagacagaaaatttttggtctcatttagtagtgacaaatcactgctggcaagtaaaatgtcatctacataaagaacaagaaaaatataacgactcccactcgatcttcatataaatacaccgatcaaacttgttctctacgaaaccaaacgatgtcacaactcggtcaaacttcaagtaccaccgGCGAGAtgctgtttgagaccataaatggatcgtttcaacttgcaaactaagtgttcttttcctttctccttgtagccttcaggttgagacatatagacttcctcattcaagtctccattcagaaaagcgcttttaacatccatttgatgcaactctaaatcaaaatgcgcaactaaggccataataattacgaatgaatctttagtggaaacaggtgagaaagtttcagtgtaatcaataccttctctctgagtaaagcctttagccactaaacgcgctttaaacctttcaatctgtccctttttatcccttttagcctttaaaatccacttacaacctattggtttaaaaccatcaggtaataacactagctcccatacaccatttttcttcatggagtcgatctcatcatccgtagctgctaaccattttgaagattgtggactattaagtgcttcactaaaagtgacaggatccacaaaatgatcaatatcatattctccttctccaagataaacaaaattatcatgacactttgttgacttcttttgtctctgagatcttcttagaggaggtacttctggaataacttctctttgttgatcattgtgttgaataacatcttccacaactggaatttcttcaataacaggattctcattaacaataggagcttcatcattaataggcccttcatcaataataggaccttcatcatcttcgatatcgggagcaatatattcatcaacaatgggagcattaccaactggagtaggatggagactactattatcatctcttgaaaatgacataggaatacaaattcctttagatgactcccccatttcaagagatgtagaaggaattttttcagcaacatcaaattccagaaatttagcagtctgagattcaacaattcgcgtaccacgagtgggacagtaaaagcgatagccttttgagcgcattggataaccaatgaaataacagcgatttgttctcggatctaactttttcaaattaggatcataaatctttacttcagctggacaaccccatacacgaagatgatttagactaggcttccgcccagtccataactcaaaaggggtcttgggaacagatttactgggaacacgatttaaaatataagttgcagtcataagtgcttcaccccataaaaactctggaagatttgttctactcatcatacttctaaccatatccatgagagtgcgatttcttctttcaacAACGCCATTTTGTtcaggtgaaccaggcatagtgtattgagcaactataccattttcttgtaagtactctgcaaaaagccccatgtgttgtccagattctgtataacgaccataatattctcctccacgatcagaatgaacaactttgatgactcttcctaattgtttctcaacctcatttcgaaaaattttgagtttataaagggcgtcagatttttctttaattaaataggtgaatccataacgagaaaaatcatcgataaaagtgataaaatacttatttctgCACAATGTGGTTgaataaggaccactgatgtctgtgtggataatttccaataaagattgactgcggtttgcagtcttctttcttgttttagtcaattttccacgagtacaatcaacacaagtatcccaatcagaagcatcaagaggaggaagtatttcagatttaattaagcgatcaaccctttctctggaaatatgacccaatcttttgtgccataacaataaggatgtctccttaatatgaggtcttttacccacagtattcacaacattaaaagaggaatctaaaggagccaatgacaacttgtaaagaccatcagaataaaagcaatttccaataattcgagagtcaagcataatgtcaacattatcatttgcaaaatgaaaagaatatccttgtttaaccaaaagcggaagcgaaactaaattccttttaaaagtaggaacataaaaagtattgttcagaataatcttatcacgagactgtaattcaagaataaatgttccaacatagataacgtcaactccaacatcattgcccactttaagcttggactccctctcacttggcttcctgagatcccttagcccctgtaaggaagcagaaacatgaacagtagcaccactgtctaaccaccaagaatcaataggaacatcaactagattagattcaaaacaaacacatgccaatggattacctgattgtgcttgcttcttttctaaccaagtcttaaatttgtgacagtccgttctccgatgccccaatttttcacaaaagtaacacttcacattagagtatttggactttccgttgttattcttctgtttattcttatgctccttaccattaccattctgttttgtagcaccatcatttttattcttgaattttccttttcctttgttgggcttgaggtgagaaacatagttagcgGATTCATTtttctcccttttaagcttgctttcttcagccacacactgagaaattaggtcgctgatagtccatgtttgattgtaagtgttgtaggctgtcttgataaggctgaaagaggcaggaagagcatgaagagctcgatgaataatgaaagagtcaggaagaggaatattatgatcttttaacttggactgaacattcaccaatttcagaataaaatctcgcactccttttaattcgtcatacttaatggttgtcatttcatccataagatgtccagcttcagcgttttcaccagtgtcgtataatttttctaccgcattgaaaaactctttggcatttgtagtgtctggcaaacc
This Cannabis sativa cultivar Pink pepper isolate KNU-18-1 chromosome 6, ASM2916894v1, whole genome shotgun sequence DNA region includes the following protein-coding sequences:
- the LOC133038986 gene encoding receptor-like protein Cf-9; its protein translation is MGLFACLYSLIFILLFLTSSSSSPLCHPHESSALLHFKNSLPNIHGTTYCYDYYHLEIVNPNSTISWDIKSKDCCRWSGVTCDDVTGHVIRLDLKCSGLQGILHSNNTLFSLSHLQSLVLSGNHFDGSTISSEFGKFSNMVHLDLSLSGFIGQVPLQLSYLSNLLTLDLSFNYDLKLETSSWKRTVANLTNIRELFLSGVDMSSTSPDSFMNLSTSLTSLDLSWNNLQGKLPENVLSLPNLQQLDLFYNTNLTASFPQHNWSSPLKVLNLSRSGVVIDPYLCRKFKYLQVISLYGSNFNCTQITSLHLSENDLGGFFPWSSC